One segment of Bradyrhizobium sp. WD16 DNA contains the following:
- a CDS encoding SDR family oxidoreductase, whose translation MSDRLKGKRAFVTAAAAGIGRASAIAFTREGATVFATDIDEEALASLKSEGIAEVARLDVRDTAAVDAMAARVGKVDVLLNAAGFVHNGTILDCSEADWDFSFDLNVKSMHRILRAFLPAMLTGGGGSIVNIASAAGVTKAAPNRYVYSATKAAVAGLTRAIAVDFIAKGIRCNCICPGTIETPSMLGRAAAAGPGGREMFISRQPMGRLGTAEEIAALALYLASDESAFTTGVAHIIDGGWTL comes from the coding sequence ATGTCAGATCGCCTCAAGGGCAAGCGCGCCTTCGTCACCGCCGCCGCCGCCGGCATCGGCCGCGCCTCGGCCATCGCCTTCACCCGCGAGGGCGCCACCGTCTTCGCAACCGACATCGACGAGGAGGCCCTCGCCTCGCTCAAGAGCGAAGGCATTGCCGAAGTCGCCCGCCTCGATGTCCGTGACACCGCCGCGGTTGACGCCATGGCCGCCAGGGTCGGCAAGGTGGATGTGCTGCTCAATGCCGCCGGTTTTGTCCACAACGGCACCATCCTGGACTGCTCCGAGGCGGACTGGGACTTCTCCTTCGATCTGAACGTCAAGTCGATGCACCGCATCCTGCGCGCCTTCCTGCCGGCAATGCTGACGGGCGGAGGCGGCAGCATCGTCAACATCGCCTCGGCTGCCGGGGTCACCAAGGCAGCGCCCAACCGTTACGTCTACAGCGCCACCAAGGCGGCGGTGGCGGGACTGACCCGCGCCATCGCGGTCGACTTCATTGCCAAGGGCATCCGGTGCAACTGCATCTGCCCCGGCACGATCGAAACCCCCTCGATGCTCGGCCGCGCCGCGGCGGCCGGGCCGGGCGGTCGCGAAATGTTCATCAGCCGTCAGCCCATGGGCCGGCTCGGCACCGCCGAGGAGATCGCGGCGCTCGCGCTCTATCTCGCCAGCGACGAAAGCGCCTTCACCACCGGCGTGGCCCACATCATCGACGGCGGCTGGACGCTTTGA
- a CDS encoding carbohydrate ABC transporter permease has product MAVLEVMPASRQGSSGLQHAWQRLRSNRNWLSFWFMLPAAGFLILFLAYPLGLGLWLSLTDARIGRGGEFIGLENYEWLWDDSVFWLSVFNTLLYTIVASAIKFAVGLYLALLLNRHMPFKAMIRAAVLIPFIVPTVLSAIAFWWIYDAQFSIISWSLRKMHIITENINFLGDGNWARGSVIFANIWRGVPFVAITLLAGLQTVSPSLYEAATLDGATAWQRFRYITYPLLTPIIAVVMTFSVLFTFTDFQLIWAMTRGGPVNATHLMATLSYQRAILSGRLGEGAAIATAMIPFLLAAIAVSWFGLQQRKWQQGGNNND; this is encoded by the coding sequence ATGGCCGTTCTCGAAGTCATGCCTGCATCCCGCCAAGGCTCGTCCGGGCTGCAGCATGCCTGGCAGCGGTTGCGCTCCAACCGCAACTGGCTGTCGTTCTGGTTCATGCTGCCAGCGGCGGGCTTCCTGATCCTGTTCCTTGCCTATCCGCTCGGCCTCGGCCTGTGGCTCAGCCTGACCGATGCCCGCATCGGGCGGGGCGGCGAATTCATCGGTCTGGAGAATTACGAGTGGTTGTGGGACGACAGCGTCTTCTGGCTGTCGGTATTCAACACCCTTCTCTATACGATCGTCGCCAGCGCCATCAAATTCGCCGTCGGGCTCTATCTCGCGCTGCTGCTCAACCGCCACATGCCGTTCAAGGCGATGATCCGGGCCGCGGTGCTGATCCCGTTCATCGTGCCGACCGTGCTGTCGGCAATCGCCTTCTGGTGGATCTACGACGCCCAGTTCTCGATCATCTCCTGGTCGCTGCGCAAGATGCACATCATCACCGAGAACATCAACTTCCTCGGGGACGGCAACTGGGCGCGCGGCAGCGTCATCTTCGCCAATATCTGGCGCGGCGTTCCCTTCGTTGCGATCACGCTGCTGGCCGGCCTGCAGACGGTGTCACCTTCGCTCTACGAGGCGGCGACGCTCGACGGCGCGACGGCCTGGCAGCGCTTCCGCTATATCACCTACCCGCTGCTCACCCCGATCATTGCCGTGGTGATGACTTTCTCGGTCCTCTTCACCTTCACCGATTTTCAGCTGATCTGGGCCATGACCCGCGGCGGCCCGGTGAACGCGACGCACCTGATGGCGACGCTGAGCTACCAGCGCGCGATTCTTTCCGGCCGGCTCGGGGAGGGCGCGGCCATCGCCACGGCGATGATCCCGTTCCTGCTTGCCGCGATCGCCGTATCGTGGTTCGGGCTGCAGCAGCGCAAGTGGCAGCAGGGTGGAAACAACAATGACTGA
- a CDS encoding SDR family NAD(P)-dependent oxidoreductase produces MNDIDLKGRCAVVTGGAQGFGRAITERFVASGAKVAIWDLDRNLMDKTAQEIGDAVLPVHADIADFAAIEAAREETLAAFGRIDILVNNAGIAGINRTVWETEVDEWRKVMRINLDGPFLCCKAIVPVMIKQDYGRIINIASIAGKEGNPNAAHYSASKAGVIALTKSLGKELAATPIAVNAVTPAAARTAIFDQMTQSHIDFMLSKIPRGRFVLVEELAAMVAWMASEECAFTTGAVFDISGGRATY; encoded by the coding sequence GTGAATGACATCGATCTGAAGGGTCGTTGCGCCGTGGTCACCGGCGGCGCCCAGGGTTTTGGCCGCGCCATCACCGAGCGCTTCGTCGCATCCGGCGCCAAGGTGGCAATCTGGGACCTCGACCGCAATCTGATGGACAAGACCGCCCAGGAGATCGGAGATGCGGTGTTGCCGGTGCATGCGGACATTGCCGATTTTGCCGCCATCGAAGCGGCGCGCGAGGAGACCCTCGCCGCGTTCGGCCGCATCGACATCCTCGTCAACAACGCCGGTATCGCCGGCATCAATCGCACGGTGTGGGAGACCGAGGTCGACGAGTGGCGCAAGGTGATGCGCATCAATCTCGACGGCCCGTTCCTGTGCTGCAAGGCGATCGTGCCGGTGATGATCAAGCAGGATTACGGCCGCATCATCAACATCGCCTCGATCGCCGGCAAGGAGGGCAACCCTAACGCGGCGCACTACTCCGCTTCGAAAGCGGGCGTGATCGCGCTGACCAAGTCGCTCGGCAAGGAGCTCGCCGCCACGCCGATCGCCGTCAATGCGGTGACGCCGGCGGCGGCGCGCACCGCGATCTTCGACCAGATGACCCAGTCGCATATCGACTTCATGCTGTCGAAGATTCCACGCGGCCGTTTCGTGCTGGTCGAGGAACTCGCCGCCATGGTGGCGTGGATGGCATCGGAGGAATGCGCCTTCACCACCGGCGCGGTCTTCGACATCTCGGGCGGGCGGGCGACGTATTGA
- a CDS encoding ABC transporter substrate-binding protein, which produces MTDFIPSRRSLLLGGAAAAAGLTTMSADQLFGFAKAWAQAAQWKPEAGAKINLLRWKRFVEAEDVAFMAMVEAFKKATGVEVSVSNESYDDVQPKASVAANTGQGLDMVWGLYSLPHLFPDKCLDVTDVADYLGKKYGGWTPSAEAYGKTGDKWICIPVATTGSLMNYRISAMEKAGFKEFPKDTAGFLELCKALKKNNTPAGMALGHASGDANGWVHWALWAFGGNLVDRDNKVVINSPETAKALEYVKPLYDTFIPGTASWNDSSNNKAFLAGELYCTNNGISIYVTAKKENKAIAEDMNHAYMPVGPIGRPTELHLAFPILTFKFTKYPQACKAFSAFMQEAPQFNPWIEAAQGYLSPFLLDYDKNPIWTSDPKVTPYRDVAKRTLTPAGLGTLGEKAAAAVADFIVVDMFANYCTGREDLKGSIANAERQAKRIYR; this is translated from the coding sequence ATGACCGATTTTATCCCGAGCCGGCGTTCCCTGCTGCTGGGCGGCGCCGCCGCAGCAGCCGGCCTCACGACGATGTCCGCCGACCAGTTGTTCGGCTTCGCCAAGGCGTGGGCGCAGGCCGCACAGTGGAAGCCGGAGGCCGGCGCCAAGATCAACCTGCTGCGCTGGAAGCGCTTCGTCGAGGCCGAGGACGTCGCGTTCATGGCGATGGTCGAGGCCTTCAAGAAGGCGACCGGAGTAGAGGTCAGCGTCTCCAATGAATCCTACGACGACGTTCAGCCGAAAGCCTCGGTGGCGGCCAATACCGGGCAGGGGCTCGACATGGTGTGGGGCCTCTATTCGCTGCCGCATCTGTTTCCCGACAAGTGCCTCGATGTGACCGACGTCGCCGACTACCTCGGCAAGAAATATGGTGGCTGGACGCCGTCGGCCGAGGCCTACGGCAAGACCGGCGACAAATGGATCTGCATTCCCGTCGCCACCACCGGTTCGCTGATGAACTACCGCATCTCGGCGATGGAGAAGGCCGGCTTCAAGGAGTTCCCCAAGGACACTGCCGGCTTCCTCGAGCTCTGCAAGGCGCTGAAGAAGAACAACACCCCGGCCGGCATGGCGCTCGGCCACGCTTCGGGCGACGCCAACGGCTGGGTGCACTGGGCGCTGTGGGCTTTCGGCGGCAATCTCGTCGATCGCGACAACAAGGTGGTGATCAATTCGCCGGAGACCGCCAAGGCACTTGAATACGTCAAGCCGCTCTACGACACCTTCATTCCCGGCACCGCGTCGTGGAACGACTCGTCGAACAACAAGGCATTTCTCGCCGGCGAGCTCTACTGCACCAACAACGGTATCTCGATCTATGTCACCGCGAAGAAGGAGAACAAGGCGATCGCGGAGGACATGAATCACGCCTATATGCCGGTCGGCCCGATCGGCCGGCCGACTGAGCTGCATCTCGCCTTCCCGATCCTGACGTTCAAATTCACGAAGTATCCGCAGGCCTGCAAGGCGTTCTCCGCCTTCATGCAGGAAGCGCCGCAGTTCAATCCCTGGATCGAGGCTGCCCAGGGGTATCTGTCGCCCTTCCTGCTGGACTACGACAAGAACCCGATCTGGACCTCGGATCCGAAGGTGACACCTTATCGCGATGTCGCCAAGCGCACCCTGACGCCGGCCGGCCTCGGCACGCTCGGGGAAAAGGCTGCGGCGGCAGTCGCCGACTTCATCGTCGTCGACATGTTCGCCAATTACTGCACAGGACGTGAGGACCTGAAGGGGTCGATCGCCAATGCCGAGCGCCAGGCGAAGCGCATCTATCGCTAA
- a CDS encoding carbohydrate ABC transporter permease — protein MTETAAGHIVEGRPAIDNAEGMSYLESLPSRLITLYLPLGIILVILLFPFYWMALTAIKPDAQLIDMDTYNPFWVVHPTLKHISKLLFETEYPRWLWNTMYVATGATVISIAASVLAAYSIVRLQFKGARVVGAAIFFAYLVPPSILFIPMATVIQAYGLFDSPLALILVYPTLLIPFSTWLLMGYFKTIPFELEECALIDGASRWQILVKIILPLAVPGLISAFIFSFTLCWNEFIYALTLLSSTPNKTVPVAIVNEFVDGDIYRWGALMAGALVGSLPLVILYAFFVEHYVSAMTGAVKE, from the coding sequence ATGACTGAAACCGCCGCCGGACATATCGTCGAGGGCCGCCCCGCGATCGACAACGCTGAAGGCATGTCCTACCTGGAGTCGCTGCCGTCGCGGCTGATCACGCTCTATTTGCCGCTCGGCATCATCCTGGTGATCCTGCTGTTTCCGTTCTACTGGATGGCGCTTACGGCGATCAAACCCGATGCCCAGCTGATCGATATGGACACCTACAACCCGTTCTGGGTCGTCCACCCGACGCTCAAGCACATCAGCAAGCTGCTGTTCGAGACGGAGTACCCGCGCTGGCTGTGGAATACGATGTATGTCGCCACCGGTGCCACGGTCATCTCCATCGCCGCCAGCGTGCTTGCCGCCTATTCCATCGTCCGCCTGCAGTTCAAGGGCGCTCGAGTGGTCGGCGCGGCGATCTTCTTCGCCTATCTGGTTCCGCCATCGATCCTCTTCATTCCGATGGCGACGGTGATCCAGGCTTACGGGCTGTTCGATTCGCCGCTGGCGCTGATCCTCGTCTATCCAACGCTGCTGATCCCGTTCTCGACCTGGCTGCTGATGGGCTACTTCAAGACCATCCCCTTCGAGCTCGAGGAGTGCGCCCTGATCGATGGTGCCAGCCGCTGGCAGATCCTGGTCAAGATCATCCTGCCGCTGGCGGTGCCGGGCCTGATCTCGGCCTTCATCTTCTCCTTCACCCTGTGCTGGAACGAATTCATTTACGCGCTGACGCTGTTGTCCTCGACGCCGAACAAGACGGTGCCGGTGGCGATCGTCAACGAATTCGTCGATGGCGACATCTATCGCTGGGGTGCGCTGATGGCGGGAGCGCTGGTCGGTTCGCTGCCGCTGGTCATCCTTTACGCCTTCTTTGTCGAACACTATGTGTCGGCGATGACCGGAGCGGTGAAGGAATAG
- a CDS encoding 2-dehydro-3-deoxy-6-phosphogalactonate aldolase — MTGHRRLVAILRGISSAEIVPACEELVAAGITMIEVPLNSPRPLESIALAARSMTGRAAIGAGTVLEPAEVEAVAAAGGSFVVSPDCHDEVVRRTLALGLKSYPGVMTPSEAFRAIRLGATALKLFPAEILGAAGVRAIKAVLPRQMPLYAVGGAVPGNFADFAAAGCHGFGLGSFLYKPGVTVAQIGAAARASVEAYDAISFPDEPRPE, encoded by the coding sequence ATGACCGGCCATCGTCGTCTCGTCGCCATCCTGCGCGGTATCTCGTCCGCCGAAATCGTGCCGGCCTGCGAGGAATTGGTCGCGGCCGGCATCACCATGATCGAGGTGCCGCTGAATTCGCCGCGGCCGCTGGAGAGCATCGCCTTGGCGGCGCGCAGCATGACCGGACGGGCGGCGATCGGTGCTGGCACGGTGCTGGAGCCGGCCGAGGTTGAGGCGGTCGCCGCAGCAGGCGGCAGCTTTGTCGTGTCGCCGGATTGCCACGACGAGGTGGTGCGGCGAACGCTGGCGCTCGGGCTGAAGTCCTATCCCGGGGTGATGACGCCAAGCGAAGCCTTCCGCGCGATCCGTCTCGGCGCTACGGCGTTGAAGCTCTTCCCCGCCGAAATTCTCGGCGCCGCCGGAGTTCGCGCCATCAAGGCAGTGCTGCCGCGCCAGATGCCGCTTTACGCGGTCGGCGGCGCCGTACCGGGCAATTTCGCGGATTTCGCCGCGGCCGGCTGTCATGGCTTCGGCCTCGGCAGCTTCCTCTATAAGCCGGGCGTCACGGTGGCGCAGATCGGCGCCGCCGCCCGCGCCTCGGTCGAGGCCTATGATGCCATCAGCTTCCCGGACGAGCCGCGGCCGGAGTGA
- a CDS encoding IlvD/Edd family dehydratase — MTTPATASKKRTLRSERWFNDPTNPGMTALYLERYLNYGLTREELQSGKPIIGIAQTGNDLSPCNRHHIELAHRVREGIRAAGGIAMEFPTHPIQETGKRPTAALDRNLAYLGLVEVLFGYPLDGVVLTTGCDKTTPACLMAAATVNLPAIVLSGGPMLNGWFNGERTGSGTVVWKSRERLAAGEIGYEEFMQIVASSAPSVGHCNTMGTASTMNSLAEALGMSLPGCAAIPAPYRERGQIAYETGKRIVEMVWDDLKPSDILTRKAFENAIVVNSAIGGSTNAPIHLNALARHIGVELTIEDWQTVGHDVPLLVNLQPAGVYLGEEYHRAGGVPAVVRELMKHKRIHADALTVTGKGIGENCQDAALPDGDVIWSYDKPLVNDAGFLVLRGNLFDSAIMKTSVISKEFRDRYLSNAKEPNAFEGRAIVFEGPEDYHHRIDDPSLDIDENCMLFIRGVGPIGYPGGAEVVNMQPPAALIKRGIHALPCIGDGRQSGTSGSPSILNASPEAAADGGLALLKTGDRVRIDLNKGEANLLISDAELAERRAALKAKGGFGHPENQTPWQELYRNTVGQHATGACMELATRYQDIAGHFGVARDNH, encoded by the coding sequence ATGACGACGCCGGCTACTGCCTCAAAAAAACGCACGCTGCGGTCCGAGCGCTGGTTCAACGATCCGACCAATCCCGGAATGACCGCGCTCTACCTGGAACGCTATCTCAATTACGGGCTGACGCGCGAGGAACTCCAGTCCGGCAAGCCGATCATCGGGATCGCCCAGACCGGCAATGACCTGTCGCCCTGCAACCGCCACCACATCGAACTCGCCCACCGGGTTCGGGAGGGCATCCGCGCCGCCGGCGGCATCGCCATGGAATTTCCCACCCACCCCATCCAGGAGACCGGCAAGCGGCCGACCGCGGCGCTCGACCGCAATCTCGCCTATCTCGGTCTGGTCGAGGTCCTGTTCGGGTACCCGCTCGACGGGGTGGTGCTGACCACCGGTTGCGACAAGACCACGCCGGCCTGCCTGATGGCCGCGGCGACCGTCAACCTGCCGGCCATCGTCCTGTCCGGCGGGCCGATGCTGAACGGCTGGTTCAACGGCGAACGCACCGGTTCGGGAACCGTGGTCTGGAAGTCGCGGGAGCGCCTCGCCGCCGGCGAGATCGGCTATGAGGAATTCATGCAGATCGTGGCGTCCTCGGCGCCCTCCGTCGGCCACTGCAACACCATGGGCACCGCCTCCACCATGAATTCGCTGGCGGAGGCGCTCGGCATGTCGCTACCGGGCTGCGCCGCCATCCCGGCGCCCTATCGCGAGCGCGGCCAGATCGCCTACGAGACCGGCAAGCGCATCGTCGAGATGGTCTGGGACGATCTCAAGCCGTCCGACATCCTCACCCGCAAGGCCTTCGAGAACGCCATCGTGGTCAATTCCGCCATCGGCGGCTCGACCAATGCGCCGATCCACCTCAATGCGCTGGCTCGCCATATCGGCGTCGAGCTCACTATCGAGGACTGGCAGACGGTGGGCCATGACGTACCGCTGCTGGTCAATCTGCAGCCGGCCGGCGTCTATCTCGGCGAAGAATATCACCGCGCCGGCGGCGTGCCGGCAGTGGTGCGCGAGCTGATGAAGCACAAGCGTATTCATGCCGACGCACTGACGGTGACCGGCAAGGGCATCGGCGAAAATTGCCAGGACGCCGCTCTGCCCGACGGCGACGTGATCTGGAGCTACGACAAGCCGCTGGTGAATGACGCCGGCTTCCTGGTGCTGCGCGGCAACCTGTTCGATTCCGCGATCATGAAGACCAGCGTGATCTCCAAAGAGTTCCGTGACCGCTATCTGTCCAACGCCAAGGAGCCCAATGCCTTCGAGGGCCGAGCCATCGTTTTCGAGGGCCCGGAGGACTATCACCACCGCATCGACGATCCGTCGCTCGATATCGATGAAAACTGCATGCTCTTCATCCGAGGCGTCGGCCCGATCGGCTACCCCGGGGGCGCCGAGGTGGTCAACATGCAGCCGCCGGCGGCACTGATCAAACGCGGCATTCACGCCCTGCCCTGCATCGGCGATGGCCGGCAATCCGGCACGTCCGGTTCGCCCTCGATTCTCAACGCCTCGCCGGAGGCGGCGGCCGATGGCGGCCTCGCGCTGCTCAAGACCGGCGACCGCGTCCGCATCGACCTCAACAAAGGCGAGGCCAATCTCCTGATCAGCGACGCCGAGCTTGCCGAACGCCGCGCCGCGCTCAAGGCCAAAGGCGGCTTCGGCCACCCGGAGAACCAGACGCCGTGGCAGGAACTCTATCGCAACACCGTGGGCCAGCATGCCACCGGAGCGTGCATGGAACTCGCCACCCGCTACCAGGACATCGCCGGCCACTTTGGCGTCGCCCGCGACAACCATTGA
- a CDS encoding ABC transporter ATP-binding protein, with protein MAPVQIHDVRKSFAGFEVLHGVSIPIEDGEFVVLVGPSGCGKSTLLRMLAGLENITSGTISIGERVVNNVHPKERDIAMVFQNYALYPHMTVSDNMAFSMKLRGAPKGEIETRVAKAADILGLKPLLDRYPRQLSGGQRQRVAMGRAIVRDPQVFLFDEPLSNLDAKLRVAMRTEIKELHQRLKTTTVYVTHDQIEAMTMADKIVVMHDGIIEQMGAPLELYDRPANQFVAGFIGSPAMNFIDGKVVGGATPAVETANGTRLPLATAPAASEGKPVVYGIRPEHLELADDGVLAEVVVVEPTGSETQVVARIGNQDIISVFRERQHVGPGENIRLRPRISAVHLFDKESGKRL; from the coding sequence ATGGCGCCAGTGCAGATTCACGACGTTCGCAAGTCGTTTGCCGGATTCGAAGTCCTTCACGGGGTCTCGATTCCGATCGAGGACGGCGAGTTCGTCGTGTTGGTCGGGCCGTCGGGCTGCGGCAAATCGACCCTGCTGCGCATGCTGGCGGGGCTGGAAAACATCACCTCGGGCACGATTTCGATCGGCGAGCGGGTGGTCAACAACGTCCATCCCAAAGAGCGCGACATCGCCATGGTGTTTCAGAATTACGCGCTCTACCCGCACATGACCGTCAGCGACAACATGGCCTTCTCCATGAAGCTGCGCGGCGCGCCCAAGGGCGAGATCGAGACGCGGGTGGCGAAGGCCGCCGACATCCTCGGGCTCAAGCCGCTGCTCGACCGCTATCCGCGCCAGCTGTCCGGCGGCCAGCGCCAGCGTGTCGCCATGGGGCGGGCCATCGTTCGCGATCCGCAGGTCTTCCTGTTCGACGAGCCGTTGTCGAACCTCGACGCCAAGCTGCGCGTCGCCATGCGCACCGAGATCAAGGAACTGCACCAGCGACTGAAGACGACGACGGTTTACGTCACCCATGACCAGATCGAGGCCATGACCATGGCCGACAAGATCGTGGTGATGCACGACGGCATCATCGAGCAGATGGGCGCCCCGCTCGAGCTCTATGACAGGCCGGCCAACCAGTTCGTCGCGGGCTTCATCGGTTCGCCGGCGATGAATTTCATCGATGGCAAGGTGGTCGGCGGCGCGACGCCGGCGGTCGAGACCGCCAACGGCACCCGCCTGCCGCTCGCCACCGCGCCTGCCGCCTCCGAGGGCAAGCCGGTGGTCTACGGCATCCGCCCCGAGCATCTCGAACTCGCCGACGACGGCGTCCTGGCCGAGGTGGTGGTGGTCGAGCCGACAGGCTCGGAGACGCAGGTGGTCGCGCGTATCGGCAATCAGGACATCATCTCGGTGTTCCGCGAGCGCCAGCATGTGGGGCCGGGCGAGAATATCCGCTTGCGGCCGCGCATCAGCGCCGTCCATCTGTTCGACAAGGAGAGCGGCAAGCGCCTCTGA
- a CDS encoding sugar kinase, whose protein sequence is MKIACIGECMIELTPAPAGQLQRGYGGDTLNTAIYFARLGTEVDYVTALGDDVWSGGMVAAWTAEGVGTRHVARIPGKLPGLYIIETAADGERRFHYWRDSSAARALLDLPGSAAMLADLSAYDLIYLSGITLSLYDAGGRARLLAALAAARQAGTRVAFDTNFRPRNWPDRAAAQMAYGEAFAVSDIVLASIEDLDLLYGGGEGNKAADRLVVGELVLKLHEPACRVRLPGFDTVVTATPVERVVDTTAAGDSFAAAYLAARLGGADPVVAATAGHRLAGIVVGHRGAIIPRPAMPADLAGPRDQEKEVSS, encoded by the coding sequence ATGAAGATCGCCTGCATCGGCGAATGCATGATCGAGCTGACCCCGGCTCCGGCTGGGCAGCTGCAGCGTGGCTATGGCGGCGATACATTGAACACTGCGATCTATTTTGCCCGCCTCGGCACCGAGGTCGATTATGTCACCGCCCTCGGCGACGACGTCTGGAGCGGGGGGATGGTCGCAGCCTGGACGGCGGAGGGTGTCGGCACCCGGCATGTCGCCCGCATTCCGGGCAAATTGCCCGGGCTCTATATCATTGAGACAGCGGCCGATGGCGAACGGCGCTTTCATTACTGGCGCGACAGTTCGGCCGCACGCGCCCTGCTCGATCTGCCGGGCAGTGCGGCCATGCTGGCAGACCTCTCGGCTTACGACCTCATCTATCTCTCCGGGATTACGCTGTCGCTTTATGATGCCGGTGGCCGGGCTCGCCTGCTCGCGGCACTGGCTGCGGCGCGGCAGGCCGGTACCCGCGTGGCCTTCGATACCAATTTCAGGCCGCGCAACTGGCCGGATCGCGCGGCGGCGCAGATGGCCTATGGCGAAGCGTTTGCGGTGAGCGACATCGTGCTTGCCTCGATCGAGGATCTCGATCTGCTCTACGGCGGCGGAGAGGGAAACAAGGCGGCGGATCGTCTCGTGGTCGGAGAATTGGTGCTCAAGCTGCACGAGCCGGCGTGTCGCGTGCGGCTTCCTGGTTTCGACACGGTCGTCACGGCGACGCCGGTCGAGCGGGTGGTCGATACCACGGCGGCGGGCGACAGTTTTGCCGCGGCCTATCTCGCGGCACGGCTCGGTGGTGCCGACCCCGTCGTCGCCGCCACTGCCGGTCACCGGCTTGCCGGCATCGTGGTCGGTCATCGCGGGGCGATCATTCCCCGCCCCGCGATGCCGGCCGACCTCGCAGGTCCGCGAGACCAGGAAAAGGAGGTCTCGTCATGA
- the denD gene encoding D-erythronate dehydrogenase, whose product MHILILGAAGMVGRKLTERLVRDGRLGDAAITKLTLQDVVAPAKPSGAAMPVDCITCDFAEPGAAAPLVVGRPDTIFHLAAIVSGEAEADFDKGYRINLDGTRQLLEAIRAVGGGYRPRMVFTSSIAVFGAPFHEKIEDEFFHTPLTSYGTQKAICELLITDFSRRGFLDGISIRLPTVCVRPGRPNKAASGFFSNIIREPLNGEEAVLPVAEDVRHWHATPRSTVGFLLHAGTMDLVQMGWRRGLTMPGLSCTVGEQIAALARVAGSKVAARVRREPDPTIIGIVAGWPRDFSPVRARELGFTTIEKTFDDIIRIHIEDELQGRFVS is encoded by the coding sequence TTGCATATTCTCATTCTCGGCGCGGCCGGCATGGTCGGTCGCAAGCTTACCGAACGATTGGTGCGTGACGGGCGTCTCGGCGACGCGGCGATTACCAAGCTGACGCTGCAGGACGTCGTGGCCCCGGCCAAGCCGTCGGGCGCGGCCATGCCCGTCGACTGCATCACCTGCGATTTCGCCGAGCCCGGCGCCGCGGCACCGCTGGTCGTCGGCCGGCCGGATACCATCTTCCACCTCGCGGCGATCGTCTCCGGCGAGGCCGAGGCCGATTTCGACAAGGGCTACCGTATCAATCTCGACGGCACGAGGCAGTTGCTCGAGGCGATCCGCGCCGTCGGCGGCGGCTACAGGCCGCGGATGGTCTTTACCTCGTCGATCGCGGTGTTCGGTGCACCCTTCCACGAAAAGATCGAGGATGAATTCTTCCATACCCCGCTCACCAGCTACGGCACCCAGAAGGCGATCTGCGAACTTCTGATTACCGATTTTTCGCGGCGTGGCTTCCTCGACGGCATTTCGATCCGTCTGCCGACGGTCTGCGTGCGGCCAGGCCGGCCCAACAAGGCGGCGTCAGGCTTCTTTTCCAACATCATCCGCGAGCCGCTCAACGGCGAGGAAGCCGTGCTGCCGGTCGCGGAGGACGTCCGCCATTGGCACGCGACGCCGCGCTCCACTGTCGGATTCCTGCTCCATGCCGGAACCATGGACCTCGTCCAAATGGGTTGGCGCCGCGGCCTCACCATGCCGGGCCTGTCCTGCACGGTGGGCGAGCAGATTGCTGCGCTCGCACGGGTCGCCGGGTCCAAGGTCGCCGCGCGCGTCCGCCGCGAGCCCGATCCCACGATCATCGGTATCGTCGCCGGCTGGCCACGCGATTTCTCCCCGGTGCGCGCCCGCGAACTCGGCTTCACCACCATTGAGAAGACGTTCGATGACATCATCCGCATTCATATCGAGGATGAACTGCAAGGCCGCTTTGTCAGCTGA